Sequence from the Carboxydocella sporoproducens DSM 16521 genome:
CAGTGTTGAGACGGGGACAATTATTACCATCTTTGTGCTGGGGGGAATTGCAGTACCTCCCTTAGTGGGATTCTTTGTCAAGGGTTTAAACAAGTTTATTATACTTTTGGCTGCGGGTTTAAGTTTGACGGCATGTACTCTGGCCTTCCCCTGGTTTAAAACTTCTCTATTATTGAACGGGGGAACCTTGATTCTCGGTGGCAGTGCGGGGCTTTTATATGTAACGGCCTTGTCTATAATAGGTGACCGAGTTGACAGAAGCCACATGGGCACAGGCAACGCTTTGTTTACCAGTTTGTATGGGATAGGAAGTATTGTTGGTCCGATAACGGGAGGAGTCAGTTACCAGTATTTCGGGCCCAGGTTTATATTTTATCAGATTGCTGCCATGGCTGCAGTTGGCTTGATTCTTATATTGATAATCAGGTTAACTAGTTTGATTTACCGTAAAGTTTTAGACGAAAAAGAGGCTATTGGCAAGGGACGTGAGTCTTAGGGGCGGTCTGACCGGTTTGAATTTTGCTCGTAATTATGGTTCTTTGAAGACCTACCACTTGTTCTATTTTCCCTCCTTGTCCCATAAGATGTAATGGACAATCTATTGGGAGGGGAAAGACAATGAAACAGAAACTGGCCTTAATAATGATGCTGGTTCTGTTGCTGACAGTAACCAGCGGCTGCAATGGCGTCAAGGGGGCTCTGGCCTACCTGCTGGGCAGCAAGCCAGTAGCAACACAGCCTCAGCAGGGGGAAGAAAAACCCCTCTGGCTGGGAAAGCCGGAAGAGGCTCAAAAAACTGTGCCGCAATTAAAAGAAGTACTGGTGTATTTCCCGGATGCCCGGGGGCAGCTAATCGCAGAACAGCGGCAGGTGGACAAAAATCAGGGGATCGGCAAAGGAGCGCTGCTGGAATTGCTCAAAGGGCCCAAACAACATGGGTTATATCCGGCGGTACCGGCAGGGACGAAATTGCTGGGATTGAAAATACAGCAGGATGGGCTGGCGGTGGTTGATTTTTCCCGGGACCTGAAAGCTAATTTTAAAGGCGGCAGCCAGCAGGAAATTACCACCCTCTGGAGCATTGTAAATACTTTGGGGCAGTTCCCTACTGTCAAAAAGGTACAAATTCTGGTTGAGGGTCAAATCATTGAAACTTTAGGCGGGCATGTGGAAATCAATCAGCCCTTAGAACCTGATCAGACATTAGTTCCGGCAGGAAAAAATTAGGCCGCAAGGCCTTTTTTCTATTTTTCTGGCAGGAAAATAGCGAAGCTTGTAGAAGTTTTAACAAAATGGCTAATCTGTGAGCGAAGAGGGGGAGGAGAATGACAAAAACTCGCAAGATTTTTCATCTTCTGCTATTCATTTCCCTGTTCTGGCTGTTATTGCCAGGTTGGGCCATAGCCAGCGGTACAGCAACGGTAACGGGGACAAAGCTGAATATTCGCCAGTTTCCCTCGACAACAGCAAAAATTCTTGGGCAAGTCAAAAAGGGGGACAAGCTACCGGTT
This genomic interval carries:
- a CDS encoding GerMN domain-containing protein, which produces MKQKLALIMMLVLLLTVTSGCNGVKGALAYLLGSKPVATQPQQGEEKPLWLGKPEEAQKTVPQLKEVLVYFPDARGQLIAEQRQVDKNQGIGKGALLELLKGPKQHGLYPAVPAGTKLLGLKIQQDGLAVVDFSRDLKANFKGGSQQEITTLWSIVNTLGQFPTVKKVQILVEGQIIETLGGHVEINQPLEPDQTLVPAGKN
- a CDS encoding SH3 domain-containing protein, whose amino-acid sequence is MTKTRKIFHLLLFISLFWLLLPGWAIASGTATVTGTKLNIRQFPSTTAKILGQVKKGDKLPV